In Georgenia soli, a genomic segment contains:
- the ybeY gene encoding rRNA maturation RNase YbeY, with protein MSTEVANESGYEVDGEEFAALARYVLEEMRVHPQAELSIMFVTTDVMSELHERWMDEPGPTDVLSFPMDELRPGRAGEEPVEGTLGDIVLCPEVAAEQARAAGHSTVEELLLLTTHGILHLLGYDHAEPEEEKEMFDLQRRLLLTFLAGR; from the coding sequence ATGAGCACCGAGGTCGCCAACGAGTCCGGCTACGAGGTCGACGGCGAGGAGTTCGCCGCCCTCGCGCGCTACGTGCTCGAGGAGATGCGCGTCCACCCCCAGGCGGAGCTGTCCATCATGTTCGTCACCACGGACGTCATGTCCGAGCTGCACGAGCGGTGGATGGACGAGCCCGGCCCCACCGACGTGCTGTCCTTCCCCATGGACGAGCTGCGCCCCGGCCGCGCCGGGGAGGAGCCCGTCGAGGGCACGCTGGGCGACATCGTGCTGTGCCCGGAGGTCGCGGCCGAGCAGGCCCGCGCGGCCGGGCACTCCACGGTCGAGGAGCTCCTCCTGCTCACCACCCACGGCATCCTGCACCTGCTCGGCTACGACCACGCCGAGCCCGAGGAGGAGAAGGAGATGTTCGACCTGCAGCGCCGGCTTCTTCTGACCTTCCTCGCCGGGCGCTAG
- a CDS encoding 16S rRNA (uracil(1498)-N(3))-methyltransferase, whose protein sequence is MTTAVFHADARTLATATPGAVVTVRGEEARHATTVRRMRAGEAIELVDGAGVRVAGTVTATARDELTVAVTDVTREPPPAVRLVLVQALAKGGRDEQAVETATELGVDAVVPWQASRSVSVWSGPKVDKGRRRWEAVTLAAAKQSRRAWVPSVHELVDTRALVAGVASAVAAGGAVLVLHEQAATPLAGAVLPGTGHVAPGGEAGLARPTDVAVVVGPEGGITDDEVAALTAAGAQPVLVGPHVLRTSTAGPAALAVLSQRLGRWG, encoded by the coding sequence GTGACCACCGCCGTCTTCCACGCCGACGCCCGGACCCTGGCGACGGCGACCCCGGGCGCCGTCGTCACGGTGCGCGGCGAGGAGGCGCGCCACGCCACCACCGTGCGGCGCATGCGGGCGGGCGAGGCGATCGAGCTCGTCGACGGCGCGGGGGTGCGCGTGGCCGGGACGGTCACCGCCACCGCCCGGGACGAGCTCACCGTCGCCGTCACGGACGTCACCCGCGAGCCGCCGCCGGCCGTCCGTCTGGTGCTCGTCCAGGCCCTGGCCAAGGGCGGGCGCGACGAGCAGGCGGTGGAGACGGCCACCGAGCTCGGCGTCGACGCCGTCGTCCCGTGGCAGGCGTCCCGGTCCGTCTCGGTGTGGTCCGGCCCGAAGGTCGACAAGGGCCGGCGGCGCTGGGAGGCGGTCACGCTGGCCGCCGCCAAGCAGTCCCGCCGCGCCTGGGTGCCGAGCGTGCACGAGCTCGTCGACACACGCGCCCTCGTCGCGGGCGTCGCCTCCGCCGTCGCCGCCGGCGGGGCCGTCCTCGTCCTGCACGAGCAGGCCGCGACCCCGCTCGCGGGTGCCGTGCTCCCCGGGACCGGGCACGTCGCCCCGGGCGGCGAGGCCGGGCTGGCCCGGCCCACGGACGTCGCGGTCGTCGTCGGGCCGGAGGGCGGCATCACCGACGACGAGGTCGCCGCCCTGACGGCGGCAGGCGCCCAGCCGGTCCTCGTCGGGCCCCACGTGCTGCGCACCTCGACCGCCGGTCCCGCGGCCCTGGCCGTGCTGTCGCAGCGGCTCGGCCGCTGGGGCTGA
- the hrcA gene encoding heat-inducible transcriptional repressor HrcA, whose protein sequence is MSEDRRLEVLRAIVQDYVATREPVGSRMLVERHALGVSPATIRNDMAALEEHGLIAQPHTSAGRVPTDKGYRLFVDQIGTIKPLSAAEKRAIQVLLDDAVDLDDVVERTVRLLAQLTHQVAVVQYPSLRRSTLRHLELVPLSPQRLLVVIITDTGRVEQRTIETAAEIDPGVTAELRARLNVIGAGRRLQAMTTELEALPQQFAPEHRPLVNAVSEQLLDALRQDAEERIVLAGTANLARSDLDFSRTIGPVLEALEEQVVLLKLFSEMDEETVAVRIGSENHHEGLAEASIVASVYGGEAPSDGVARLGVLGPTRMDYPGTMGAVRAVARYLSRILAG, encoded by the coding sequence ATGAGCGAGGACCGTCGCCTCGAGGTGCTCCGCGCCATCGTCCAGGACTACGTCGCCACGCGGGAACCTGTCGGGTCCCGCATGCTCGTCGAGCGTCACGCCCTCGGTGTCTCGCCGGCCACGATCCGCAACGACATGGCCGCGCTGGAGGAGCACGGGCTCATCGCCCAGCCGCACACCTCGGCCGGGCGGGTCCCCACCGACAAGGGCTACCGGCTCTTCGTCGACCAGATCGGCACCATCAAGCCGCTCTCCGCTGCGGAGAAGCGCGCGATCCAGGTGCTGCTCGACGACGCCGTCGACCTCGACGACGTGGTGGAGCGGACTGTCCGGCTGCTCGCCCAGCTCACCCACCAGGTCGCCGTCGTGCAGTACCCCTCCCTCCGGCGCTCCACCCTTCGCCACCTCGAGCTGGTCCCGCTCAGCCCGCAGCGGCTCCTCGTCGTCATCATCACCGACACGGGCCGCGTGGAGCAGCGCACCATCGAGACCGCCGCCGAGATCGATCCCGGCGTCACCGCGGAGCTGCGGGCCCGGCTCAACGTCATCGGCGCGGGCCGCCGGCTCCAGGCCATGACCACCGAGCTGGAGGCTCTGCCCCAGCAGTTCGCGCCCGAGCACCGTCCGCTCGTCAATGCGGTCAGCGAGCAGCTGCTCGACGCGCTGCGGCAGGACGCGGAGGAGCGCATCGTGCTGGCCGGCACGGCCAACCTGGCCCGGTCCGACCTCGACTTCAGCCGCACGATCGGCCCGGTCCTGGAGGCGCTCGAGGAGCAGGTCGTCCTGCTCAAGCTCTTCTCCGAGATGGACGAGGAGACGGTCGCCGTTCGGATCGGGTCCGAGAACCACCACGAGGGTCTGGCGGAAGCGTCGATCGTCGCGAGCGTCTACGGTGGTGAGGCTCCCTCCGACGGCGTGGCCCGGCTGGGAGTGCTCGGCCCCACCAGGATGGACTACCCCGGAACCATGGGCGCCGTGCGCGCCGTGGCCCGCTACCTCTCCCGGATCCTCGCCGGGTAG
- a CDS encoding PhoH family protein — MSQIPEPDDNDLPIGQVQRQVTVPDSVPMVVLLGQRDEVLRAVEGGFPDLDVHVRGNVVTLTGPTGDVNLAERLVEELATVAGVGQPLTADAVGRAITMLRGQALERPAEVMTTNILSSRGRTIRPKTIGQKRYVDAIDESTVVFGIGPAGTGKTYLAMAKAVNALQSKQVNRIVLTRPAVEAGERLGYLPGTLNDKIDPYLRPLYDALHDMLDPESIPKLMAAGTIEVAPLAYMRGRTLNDAFIILDEAQNTSPEQMKMFLTRLGFNSKVVVTGDVTQVDLPSGTRSGLRVVQEILADIDDVTFCRLTSADVVRHQLVGEIIDAYERWDAAVRPHENKPRHPGGRRESRGENR; from the coding sequence ATGTCGCAGATCCCTGAACCGGACGACAACGACCTCCCGATCGGCCAGGTCCAGCGCCAGGTCACCGTCCCCGACTCCGTGCCGATGGTCGTCCTGCTCGGCCAGCGCGACGAGGTTCTCCGCGCGGTGGAGGGCGGCTTCCCGGACCTCGACGTGCACGTGCGCGGCAACGTCGTGACCCTCACCGGCCCGACGGGCGACGTCAACCTGGCCGAACGCCTCGTCGAGGAGCTCGCCACCGTCGCGGGCGTCGGGCAGCCGCTGACCGCGGACGCCGTCGGTCGCGCCATCACCATGCTCCGCGGGCAGGCCCTCGAGCGGCCCGCCGAGGTGATGACCACCAACATCCTCTCCTCGCGGGGGCGGACCATCCGGCCCAAGACCATCGGCCAGAAGCGCTACGTCGACGCCATCGACGAGTCGACCGTCGTCTTCGGCATCGGCCCCGCCGGCACCGGCAAGACGTACCTGGCCATGGCGAAGGCGGTCAACGCCCTGCAGTCCAAGCAGGTCAACCGGATCGTCCTGACCCGGCCGGCCGTGGAGGCGGGGGAGCGGCTCGGCTACCTCCCCGGCACCCTCAACGACAAGATCGACCCCTACCTGCGCCCGCTCTACGACGCGCTGCACGACATGCTCGACCCGGAGTCGATCCCGAAGCTCATGGCCGCGGGCACCATCGAGGTCGCCCCGCTCGCGTACATGCGTGGCCGCACCCTCAACGACGCCTTCATCATCCTCGACGAGGCGCAGAACACCTCGCCCGAGCAGATGAAGATGTTCCTCACCCGGCTCGGCTTCAACTCCAAGGTGGTCGTCACGGGTGACGTCACCCAGGTCGACCTGCCCTCGGGCACCAGGTCCGGGCTGCGGGTGGTCCAGGAGATCCTGGCCGACATCGACGACGTGACGTTCTGCCGCCTGACCAGCGCCGACGTCGTGCGCCACCAGCTGGTGGGCGAGATCATCGACGCGTACGAGCGCTGGGACGCCGCCGTGCGCCCGCACGAGAACAAGCCCCGTCACCCCGGTGGCCGGCGGGAGAGCCGGGGAGAGAACCGATGA
- the dnaJ gene encoding molecular chaperone DnaJ, translated as MNDYYEILGVSRQASAEEIKKAYRKLARKLHPDVAGPEAADKFKDVTRAYEVLSNPEKRQMYDLGGESALGGGGAGAAGFGGFQDIFETFFGAATGGAPRGPVPRGRRGQDALVRLDIELSEAVFGATRELQVDTAIICPTCHGSCCRPGTSPRTCEVCHGRGSVQRVTRSFLGQVMATSACSACQGHGTVIPDPCQDCSGEGRVRTRQTLRVEVPAGVDSGTRIRMTGQGEVGPGGGPAGDLYVEIREKPHPVFVRRGDDLHCTLPLPMTAAALGTVTTLDTFDGPREIDIEPGTQPEQVYTLRDLGVGHLHRGGRGDLHVHVDVHVPTRLDDRQRELLAELAELRGEVQPEPRLATSGSGVFSKLRDRLSGR; from the coding sequence GTGAACGACTACTACGAGATCCTCGGTGTCTCCCGCCAGGCGAGCGCGGAGGAGATCAAGAAGGCCTACCGCAAGCTCGCCCGCAAGCTCCACCCGGACGTCGCGGGCCCGGAGGCGGCGGACAAGTTCAAGGACGTCACGCGCGCGTACGAGGTGCTCTCCAACCCGGAGAAGCGCCAGATGTACGACCTCGGCGGGGAGTCCGCCCTCGGTGGCGGCGGCGCCGGCGCCGCCGGGTTCGGCGGCTTCCAGGACATCTTCGAGACCTTCTTCGGGGCGGCGACCGGCGGGGCGCCGCGCGGTCCCGTCCCCCGCGGGCGCCGCGGGCAGGACGCGCTGGTCCGGCTCGACATCGAGCTCTCCGAGGCCGTCTTCGGCGCCACCCGCGAGCTCCAGGTGGACACGGCCATCATCTGCCCCACCTGCCACGGCTCCTGCTGCCGGCCCGGCACGTCGCCGCGGACCTGCGAGGTCTGCCACGGGCGCGGCTCGGTCCAGCGCGTCACCCGTTCCTTCCTCGGCCAGGTCATGGCCACCTCCGCCTGCTCGGCCTGCCAGGGCCACGGCACCGTCATCCCGGACCCGTGCCAGGACTGCTCCGGCGAAGGTCGTGTGCGCACGCGCCAGACGCTGCGCGTCGAGGTTCCCGCGGGGGTGGACTCCGGCACCCGCATCCGCATGACCGGCCAGGGCGAGGTGGGCCCCGGGGGCGGACCCGCCGGTGACCTCTACGTCGAGATCCGCGAGAAGCCGCACCCCGTGTTCGTCCGTCGCGGCGACGACCTGCACTGCACGCTTCCCCTGCCCATGACGGCCGCGGCCCTCGGGACCGTCACCACGCTGGACACCTTCGACGGCCCGCGCGAGATCGACATCGAGCCGGGCACGCAGCCGGAGCAGGTGTACACGCTGCGCGACCTCGGCGTCGGCCACCTGCACCGCGGCGGGCGCGGGGACCTGCACGTCCACGTCGACGTCCACGTGCCCACGCGTCTGGACGACCGCCAGCGCGAGCTCCTCGCCGAGCTGGCGGAGCTGCGCGGCGAGGTCCAGCCCGAGCCGCGCCTGGCGACCTCCGGCAGCGGCGTCTTCTCCAAGCTGCGCGACCGGCTCTCCGGCCGCTGA